A region from the Salidesulfovibrio onnuriiensis genome encodes:
- the rpoB gene encoding DNA-directed RNA polymerase subunit beta — MGQLRKEFGKIGNQLPIPHLLELQVDSYLKFLQEEIPPASRGDFGLEGVFRSVFPIEDFNKTASLEFVSYEIGEPKYDQAECISKGLTYETPIRIKVRLVVFDVDEETDNRTIRDIKEQDIYFGTLPLMTEKGTFIINGTERVIVNQLQRSPGIIFEHDSGKTHSSRKVLYSARIIPMRGSWLDFDFDHKDILYVRIDRRRKMPATILLQAMGLTRQDILDYYYDTEDYIFEGGRLLRKVKEEQFRKEPCYAEIEHGGKVLCKQGDPITKAVWRKLLRAGVEAIEVDPDSLLGQFAARDIVDGNGEVLVEVAAEITVDSIEKINGAGIAEISVLHTLGADVSSSLRDTLMLDKTSSMDQAQIEIYRRLRPSSPPTPEIASSFFENLFRSADYYDLSLVGRYKLNSRLKLDVDKNTRTLTNEDILQALKELMMLKDTHGPADDIDHLGNRRVRPVGELVENQYRIGLVRMERAIKERMSLQEVATLMPHDLINPKPVAAVLKEFFGTSQLSQFMDQTNPLSEVTHKRRLSALGPGGLTRERAGFEVRDVHTSHYGRICPIETPEGPNIGLIVSLTCYAKVNDYGFIETPYRTAGDGKVSDEIIYMDASREHGEVVAQANAVLDEKGNFVNPRVQARQDGDPLMAANDEITFMDISPSQTVSISAALIPFLEHDDANRALMGSNMQRQAVPLLRANMPLVGTGMEGPVARDSGACILAEEDGVVHYVDAERVIMNYDKDFAAKTGGSKHYELQKWHKSNQNSCFGQRSVVQVGQVVKKGDVLADGPSISKGELAIGKNLTVAFMPWCGFNYEDSILISERMVKEDVYTSIHVEEFELVARDTKLGPEEVTRDISNVSEEMLRNLDECGIIRLGAKVKPDDILVGKITPKGETQLTPEEKLLRAIFGDKARDVKNTSLKVPPGIEGTVIDVKVFNRRSGDKDDRTKSIEEYELAKFDMKEAKHMAALGEGTRKRIAEVVVGTKLAKDLVDARKNVVGKSGEKVTEEMLAPVPVKKLAGCFDKGGNEAVRDIMADYENQVKFIKNIYDLKREKVTEGDDLPPGVIKMVKVYVAVKRKLAVGDKMAGRHGNKGVVSCILPEEDMPFFANGTPVDIVLNPLGVPSRMNIGQIMETHLGWAAKKLGEQINEMLDEGSVLKDVRAEVKDIFQSKTIDELVDGLDDDDFVKVVREAREGIITKTPVFDGATEEEIWRLLERAGQPDDGKIILYDGRTGEPFHNRVTVGVMYMLKLHHLVDEKIHARSTGPYSLVTQQPLGGKAQFGGQRLGEMEVWALEAYGAAYLLQEFLTVKSDDVQGRVKMYEKIVKGDNFLEAGLPESFNVLIKELMSLGLDVTLEQEEKAGRPGRDEFVQKRPVIS, encoded by the coding sequence ATGGGTCAGCTTAGAAAAGAATTTGGCAAGATCGGCAACCAGTTGCCCATTCCGCATCTCCTTGAGTTGCAGGTGGACTCCTATCTGAAGTTCCTTCAGGAAGAGATCCCGCCCGCAAGCCGGGGCGATTTCGGTCTGGAAGGGGTTTTCCGTTCCGTCTTCCCCATTGAGGATTTCAACAAGACCGCGAGCCTTGAGTTCGTCAGTTATGAGATCGGCGAACCCAAGTACGATCAGGCCGAGTGCATTTCCAAGGGTCTCACCTACGAAACCCCCATCCGCATCAAGGTTCGCCTGGTTGTCTTCGATGTCGACGAAGAAACTGACAACCGCACCATCCGCGACATCAAGGAACAGGACATCTACTTTGGCACGCTGCCGCTGATGACCGAGAAGGGTACCTTCATCATCAACGGCACCGAGCGCGTCATCGTCAACCAGCTGCAGCGGTCCCCGGGCATCATCTTCGAGCATGATTCCGGCAAGACCCACTCCAGCCGCAAGGTCCTGTACTCCGCGCGCATCATTCCCATGCGCGGCTCGTGGCTCGATTTCGATTTCGACCACAAGGATATCCTGTACGTGCGCATCGACCGTCGCAGGAAGATGCCCGCCACCATCCTGCTGCAGGCCATGGGCCTCACCCGTCAGGACATCCTCGATTACTATTACGACACCGAAGACTACATCTTCGAAGGCGGCCGTCTGCTGCGCAAGGTCAAGGAAGAGCAGTTCCGCAAGGAACCCTGCTACGCCGAGATCGAGCACGGCGGCAAGGTGCTCTGCAAGCAGGGCGATCCCATCACCAAGGCCGTCTGGCGCAAGCTCCTGCGGGCGGGCGTCGAGGCCATTGAGGTGGACCCCGATTCCCTGCTCGGCCAGTTTGCCGCCCGGGACATCGTGGACGGAAACGGCGAGGTCCTCGTCGAGGTGGCTGCCGAAATCACCGTGGACAGCATCGAAAAGATCAACGGGGCAGGCATTGCGGAAATTTCCGTGCTGCACACCCTGGGGGCCGATGTTTCCTCGTCCCTGCGCGACACCCTGATGCTGGACAAGACCTCCAGCATGGACCAGGCCCAGATCGAGATCTACCGCCGCCTGCGTCCCAGCTCTCCGCCCACTCCGGAGATCGCTTCCAGCTTCTTCGAGAACCTGTTCCGCAGCGCCGACTACTACGACCTTTCCCTGGTCGGCCGCTACAAGCTGAACAGCCGCCTGAAGCTCGACGTGGACAAGAACACCCGGACCCTGACCAACGAGGACATTCTTCAGGCTCTCAAAGAGCTGATGATGCTCAAGGATACCCACGGTCCGGCTGACGATATCGACCATCTCGGCAACCGCCGAGTCCGTCCGGTGGGCGAGCTGGTGGAAAACCAGTACCGCATCGGCCTGGTCCGCATGGAGCGCGCCATCAAGGAGCGCATGAGCCTGCAGGAAGTGGCCACTCTGATGCCGCACGACCTGATCAACCCCAAGCCGGTTGCAGCCGTGCTCAAGGAGTTCTTCGGCACTTCCCAGCTCTCCCAGTTCATGGACCAGACCAACCCGCTTTCCGAAGTGACGCACAAGCGCCGTCTCTCCGCACTGGGCCCCGGCGGCCTGACCCGCGAACGCGCGGGCTTCGAAGTGCGCGACGTGCATACCTCGCACTACGGCCGCATCTGCCCCATTGAGACTCCGGAAGGCCCGAACATCGGTCTTATCGTGTCCCTGACCTGTTACGCGAAGGTCAACGACTACGGCTTTATCGAGACCCCGTACCGCACCGCTGGCGACGGCAAGGTTTCCGACGAAATCATATACATGGACGCATCCCGCGAGCATGGCGAAGTAGTGGCCCAGGCCAACGCCGTGCTGGACGAGAAGGGCAACTTCGTGAACCCCCGCGTCCAGGCCCGCCAGGATGGCGACCCGCTCATGGCTGCCAATGATGAAATCACCTTCATGGACATCAGCCCGAGCCAGACCGTTTCCATCTCCGCGGCACTGATCCCCTTCCTGGAGCACGACGACGCAAACCGCGCACTCATGGGCTCCAACATGCAGCGCCAGGCCGTGCCCCTGCTGCGGGCAAACATGCCCCTGGTCGGCACCGGCATGGAGGGCCCCGTGGCCCGCGACTCCGGCGCCTGTATCCTGGCGGAAGAGGACGGCGTGGTTCACTATGTCGACGCCGAACGCGTCATCATGAACTACGACAAGGACTTTGCTGCCAAGACCGGCGGTTCCAAGCATTACGAACTGCAGAAGTGGCACAAGTCCAACCAGAACTCCTGTTTTGGCCAGCGCTCCGTGGTGCAGGTCGGACAGGTGGTCAAGAAGGGCGACGTCCTGGCCGACGGACCCAGCATCAGCAAGGGTGAGCTGGCCATCGGCAAGAACCTGACCGTCGCCTTCATGCCCTGGTGCGGCTTCAACTACGAGGACTCCATCCTTATTTCCGAACGCATGGTCAAGGAGGACGTCTACACCTCCATCCATGTGGAGGAATTCGAGCTCGTCGCCCGCGACACCAAGCTCGGACCCGAAGAAGTCACCCGGGACATCTCCAACGTTTCCGAAGAAATGCTTCGCAACCTGGACGAGTGCGGCATCATCCGCCTCGGCGCCAAGGTGAAGCCCGACGATATTCTGGTGGGTAAGATCACGCCCAAGGGCGAGACCCAGCTCACCCCGGAAGAAAAGCTGCTTCGCGCCATCTTCGGCGACAAGGCGCGCGACGTGAAGAACACCTCCCTTAAGGTTCCGCCGGGAATCGAGGGTACGGTCATCGACGTCAAGGTCTTCAACCGCCGTTCCGGCGACAAGGACGACCGCACCAAGTCCATCGAGGAATACGAACTCGCCAAGTTCGACATGAAGGAAGCCAAGCACATGGCGGCCCTGGGCGAAGGCACCCGCAAGCGCATCGCTGAAGTGGTTGTCGGCACCAAGCTGGCCAAGGACCTAGTCGATGCCCGCAAGAACGTGGTGGGCAAGTCCGGCGAAAAGGTCACCGAGGAAATGCTGGCTCCCGTGCCCGTGAAGAAGCTCGCCGGTTGTTTTGACAAGGGCGGCAACGAAGCTGTCCGCGACATCATGGCCGACTACGAAAATCAGGTGAAGTTCATCAAGAACATCTACGACCTGAAGCGCGAGAAGGTGACCGAAGGCGACGATCTGCCTCCGGGCGTCATCAAGATGGTCAAGGTCTACGTGGCCGTGAAGCGTAAGCTGGCCGTGGGTGACAAGATGGCCGGACGCCACGGGAACAAGGGTGTTGTTTCCTGCATCCTTCCCGAAGAGGACATGCCGTTCTTTGCCAACGGCACTCCCGTGGACATCGTGCTCAACCCCCTGGGCGTTCCCTCCCGTATGAACATCGGGCAGATCATGGAAACCCACCTGGGCTGGGCCGCCAAGAAGCTTGGCGAGCAGATCAACGAAATGCTCGATGAAGGCTCCGTACTCAAGGATGTGCGGGCCGAAGTGAAAGATATATTCCAGTCCAAGACCATCGATGAACTGGTGGACGGCCTGGACGACGACGATTTCGTCAAGGTGGTCCGCGAGGCCCGCGAAGGCATCATCACCAAGACCCCGGTCTTTGACGGCGCCACTGAAGAAGAAATCTGGCGGCTCCTGGAGCGCGCCGGCCAGCCCGACGACGGCAAGATCATCCTGTACGACGGCCGCACCGGCGAACCGTTCCATAACAGGGTTACCGTCGGCGTCATGTACATGCTCAAGCTGCACCACCTGGTCGACGAAAAGATCCACGCCCGTTCCACCGGCCCGTACTCCCTGGTTACCCAGCAGCCTCTGGGCGGTAAGGCCCAGTTCGGTGGCCAGCGTCTCGGGGAAATGGAAGTCTGGGCACTGGAAGCCTACGGCGCGGCCTACCTCCTACAGGAGTTCCTCACCGTCAAGTCCGACGATGTGCAGGGCCGCGTGAAGATGTACGAGAAGATCGTCAAGGGAGACAACTTCCTTGAAGCCGGTCTGCCCGAGTCCTTCAACGTTCTGATCAAGGAACTCATGTCCCTCGGCTTGGACGTGACCCTGGAGCAGGAAGAGAAGGCAGGCCGTCCCGGCCGCGACGAGTTCGTCCAGAAGCGTCCGGTCATTTCCTAG
- the rplL gene encoding 50S ribosomal protein L7/L12 has translation MADITKDQVVEFIGNMTVLELSEFIKELEDKFGVEAAAPAAAVVAAPVAGGDAAGGEDEKTEFDVILAGAGGNKIAVIKAVRAITGLGLKEAKALVDEAPKPLKEGVSKEEAEEAKKQLEEAGAEVEVK, from the coding sequence ATGGCTGATATCACCAAAGATCAGGTTGTAGAATTCATCGGTAACATGACCGTCCTGGAACTCTCCGAGTTCATCAAGGAACTTGAAGATAAATTCGGCGTTGAAGCCGCTGCTCCGGCTGCCGCCGTTGTGGCTGCTCCGGTTGCTGGTGGCGATGCCGCCGGTGGCGAAGACGAAAAGACCGAATTCGACGTCATCCTGGCTGGCGCCGGCGGCAACAAGATCGCCGTCATCAAGGCTGTCCGCGCCATCACCGGCCTGGGCCTGAAAGAAGCCAAGGCTCTGGTTGACGAAGCTCCGAAGCCGCTCAAGGAAGGCGTTTCCAAGGAAGAGGCTGAAGAAGCCAAGAAGCAGCTGGAAGAAGCCGGCGCGGAAGTTGAAGTCAAGTAA
- the rplJ gene encoding 50S ribosomal protein L10 codes for MNRQEKAQIIEQFHEKAARASIAVVSEFKGMTVEELTALRGKCFEAGVDFQVVKNTLARLALKDTEHGELGEHLKENCAFALGYEDPVALAKVLADFAKTSKKFELKYGSLEGKYLDADGIKELSKMPSKPELLSSVLGTMQAVPRNFVSLFANIERKFLYALVAIKDQKEQQAA; via the coding sequence ATGAACAGGCAAGAAAAAGCCCAAATCATCGAGCAGTTCCACGAAAAGGCTGCACGCGCGAGCATCGCCGTCGTCTCCGAATTCAAGGGCATGACCGTTGAAGAGCTTACCGCTCTCCGCGGCAAGTGCTTTGAAGCCGGAGTCGATTTCCAAGTCGTCAAGAATACCCTGGCCCGGTTGGCACTCAAGGACACCGAACACGGTGAACTGGGTGAACACCTGAAGGAAAACTGCGCTTTTGCACTGGGTTATGAAGACCCCGTCGCACTGGCCAAAGTTCTTGCTGACTTTGCGAAGACCAGCAAGAAGTTTGAGCTGAAGTACGGTTCCCTCGAAGGCAAGTATCTTGACGCGGACGGCATCAAAGAGCTCAGCAAGATGCCCAGCAAGCCCGAGCTTCTCAGCTCCGTGCTTGGCACCATGCAGGCCGTGCCCCGCAACTTCGTGTCTCTGTTCGCCAACATTGAGCGCAAGTTCCTGTATGCTCTGGTAGCCATCAAGGACCAGAAAGAGCAGCAGGCTGCGTAG
- the rplA gene encoding 50S ribosomal protein L1: MPKHGKKYRNAVEGLDAQQRVAVEDGVKLAVEKAYAKFDETVDIALNLGVDPKYSDQMIRGAVSLPNGLGKDVRVVAFCKGEKEAEAKEAGAEFAGAEELVEKIQGGWMDFDKAVATPDMMALVGKIGRVLGPRGMMPNAKTGTVTFEIGKAVSEMKAGKVEFKVDKAGVLHAPIGKVSFGADKLLENLRALLDTVQRMKPSSAKGTYMKSLAVATTMGPGIKIDPLTIKKFIDG; encoded by the coding sequence ATGCCGAAGCACGGAAAAAAATATCGTAATGCCGTCGAAGGCCTGGATGCGCAGCAGCGCGTCGCGGTTGAAGATGGTGTGAAGCTGGCAGTGGAAAAGGCTTACGCCAAGTTTGACGAGACCGTTGATATCGCTCTCAACCTGGGCGTGGACCCGAAATACTCCGACCAGATGATCCGCGGTGCGGTTTCTCTCCCCAACGGTCTGGGCAAGGACGTTCGCGTCGTGGCCTTCTGTAAGGGTGAAAAGGAAGCCGAAGCCAAGGAAGCCGGTGCCGAATTCGCAGGCGCCGAGGAACTGGTGGAAAAGATTCAGGGCGGCTGGATGGATTTCGACAAGGCTGTCGCAACTCCTGACATGATGGCCCTGGTCGGTAAGATCGGTCGTGTTCTTGGCCCCCGTGGCATGATGCCCAACGCCAAGACCGGCACCGTCACCTTCGAGATCGGCAAGGCCGTTTCCGAAATGAAGGCCGGTAAGGTCGAATTCAAGGTCGACAAGGCCGGCGTGCTGCACGCACCCATCGGCAAGGTGTCCTTCGGGGCCGACAAGCTGCTGGAAAACCTGCGCGCGCTTCTGGACACGGTTCAGCGCATGAAGCCGTCTTCCGCCAAGGGCACCTACATGAAGTCCCTGGCAGTGGCCACCACCATGGGCCCCGGCATCAAGATCGATCCGCTGACCATCAAGAAGTTCATTGACGGTTAA
- the rplK gene encoding 50S ribosomal protein L11 codes for MAKKEIGKIKLQIPAGSANPSPPVGPALGQHGVNIMEFCKAFNAKTQDQKGMLIPVVITVYQDRSFSFITKTPPASTLLLKAAKLSGGSGEPNKVKVGKVSMDQVREIAELKMPDLNANDIDAAMQSIMGTARSMGIEVK; via the coding sequence ATGGCCAAAAAAGAAATTGGTAAAATCAAGCTGCAAATTCCTGCCGGCTCTGCGAACCCCTCTCCGCCGGTCGGCCCGGCTCTCGGTCAGCACGGCGTCAACATCATGGAATTCTGCAAGGCGTTCAACGCCAAGACCCAGGACCAGAAGGGCATGCTCATCCCGGTCGTCATCACCGTGTACCAGGATCGCAGCTTCTCCTTCATCACCAAGACTCCGCCCGCATCCACGCTGCTGCTCAAGGCAGCCAAGCTGTCCGGCGGTTCCGGTGAGCCCAACAAAGTCAAGGTTGGCAAGGTGAGCATGGACCAGGTCCGTGAAATCGCCGAGCTGAAGATGCCTGACCTGAACGCGAATGATATCGATGCCGCTATGCAGTCCATCATGGGCACTGCGCGTAGCATGGGCATCGAAGTGAAATAG
- the nusG gene encoding transcription termination/antitermination protein NusG, which yields MSEPTQRKGRWYIVHTYSGFEQRVEKTIREMMRTGQDNGLIEEVVMPTEQVVELVKGERKTSTRKFYPGYVMIKMVLTDDSWHLIQSIPRVTGFVGGKNRPTPMRDSEAQNILSMMEARQEKPRPKFNFERGDEVRVIDGPFGGFNGVVEEVNYDKGKLRVSVSIFGRQTPVELDFVQVDKG from the coding sequence ATGAGTGAACCGACGCAGCGAAAGGGCCGCTGGTATATTGTTCATACCTATTCCGGCTTTGAGCAGCGTGTCGAAAAGACCATCCGGGAAATGATGCGCACCGGCCAGGACAACGGCCTCATCGAGGAAGTTGTCATGCCGACCGAGCAGGTCGTGGAACTGGTCAAGGGGGAGCGTAAAACCTCCACCCGCAAGTTCTACCCGGGCTACGTCATGATCAAGATGGTCCTGACCGACGATTCGTGGCATCTGATTCAGTCCATTCCCCGCGTCACGGGGTTTGTGGGCGGAAAAAACCGTCCCACTCCGATGCGGGACAGCGAAGCGCAAAATATCCTCAGCATGATGGAAGCCCGTCAGGAAAAGCCCCGTCCGAAGTTCAACTTCGAGCGCGGCGACGAGGTCCGTGTTATCGACGGTCCTTTTGGCGGCTTCAACGGTGTTGTGGAAGAAGTCAATTACGACAAGGGGAAGCTTCGCGTCTCCGTATCCATCTTCGGGCGTCAGACTCCTGTCGAGCTGGATTTCGTTCAGGTCGACAAAGGATAG
- the secE gene encoding preprotein translocase subunit SecE codes for MARKKGNKAAPQAAEVQGGLMGKLRELMTFFEESKVEIKKVVWPSRKETVSTCVAVVVVTLVIALYLGLVDLGLSKLVSVILS; via the coding sequence ATGGCCAGAAAGAAAGGCAATAAAGCGGCGCCTCAGGCAGCCGAAGTCCAGGGCGGGCTCATGGGGAAACTCCGTGAGCTCATGACCTTTTTCGAGGAGTCCAAGGTCGAGATCAAGAAAGTGGTCTGGCCTTCCCGGAAGGAAACCGTCTCCACTTGCGTGGCAGTCGTGGTTGTCACCCTGGTTATCGCCCTGTATTTGGGCTTGGTCGACCTTGGGCTGAGCAAGCTCGTCTCGGTCATTCTTTCCTAA
- the rpmG gene encoding 50S ribosomal protein L33 has product MRVNIQLQCTECKRKNYATQKNKKNTTGRIEMKKYCPWDKKHTLHKEAK; this is encoded by the coding sequence ATGCGCGTCAACATTCAACTGCAGTGCACCGAGTGCAAGCGTAAGAACTACGCCACGCAGAAGAATAAGAAGAATACTACCGGTCGCATCGAAATGAAGAAGTATTGTCCTTGGGACAAGAAGCATACTCTTCATAAAGAAGCCAAGTAG
- the tuf gene encoding elongation factor Tu produces the protein MGKAKFERSKPHVNVGTIGHIDHGKTTLTAAITKLAHMAGHGEYVAFDEIDKAPEEKERGITIATAHVEYETANRHYAHVDCPGHADYIKNMITGAAQMDGAILVCAATDGPMPQTREHILLGRQVGVPAMVVFLNKCDMVDDEELLELVELEVRELLSKYDFPGDDCPVIQGSALKALECDSADDPAAKPIYDLLDALDSYIPEPQREVDKPFLMPIEDVFSISGRGTVVTGRVERGRITVGEEIEIVGIRDTAKTTCTGVEMFRKILDQGEAGDNVGLLLRGIKRDEVERGQVAAKPGSITPHTKFKAEVYVLSKDEGGRHTPFFSGYRPQFYFRTTDVTGVVTLEEGVEMVMPGDNATFEVQMIAPIAMETGLRFAIREGGRTVGAGVVTEILE, from the coding sequence ATGGGTAAAGCTAAATTCGAGCGCAGTAAGCCGCACGTAAACGTCGGTACCATCGGTCACATCGACCATGGTAAGACCACCCTGACCGCAGCCATCACCAAGCTGGCCCACATGGCTGGCCACGGCGAATACGTCGCATTCGACGAAATCGACAAGGCTCCGGAAGAAAAGGAACGCGGTATCACCATCGCCACCGCTCACGTCGAGTACGAAACCGCCAACCGTCACTACGCACACGTCGACTGCCCCGGCCACGCTGACTACATCAAGAATATGATCACTGGTGCAGCTCAGATGGACGGCGCTATCCTCGTTTGCGCAGCCACCGACGGTCCCATGCCGCAGACTCGTGAGCACATCCTGCTCGGTCGTCAGGTCGGCGTCCCGGCCATGGTCGTCTTCCTTAACAAGTGCGACATGGTTGATGACGAAGAACTGCTCGAACTGGTTGAGCTCGAAGTTCGCGAACTTCTTTCCAAGTACGACTTCCCCGGCGACGACTGCCCGGTCATTCAGGGTTCCGCTCTGAAGGCTCTGGAATGCGATTCCGCCGACGATCCGGCTGCCAAGCCGATCTACGACCTGCTTGACGCTCTGGATTCCTACATCCCCGAGCCGCAGCGCGAAGTCGACAAGCCGTTCCTGATGCCCATCGAAGACGTGTTCTCCATCTCCGGCCGCGGTACCGTTGTTACCGGTCGTGTTGAACGTGGTCGCATCACCGTTGGTGAAGAAATCGAAATCGTGGGTATCCGCGACACCGCCAAGACCACCTGCACCGGCGTTGAAATGTTCCGCAAGATCCTGGACCAGGGCGAAGCCGGCGACAACGTTGGTCTGCTGCTCCGCGGCATCAAGCGTGACGAAGTTGAACGCGGCCAGGTTGCTGCCAAGCCGGGTTCCATCACCCCGCACACCAAGTTCAAGGCAGAAGTTTACGTTCTGTCCAAGGACGAAGGCGGCCGTCACACCCCGTTCTTCTCTGGTTACCGTCCGCAGTTCTACTTCCGCACCACCGACGTTACCGGCGTCGTCACCCTGGAAGAAGGCGTGGAAATGGTCATGCCCGGCGACAATGCAACCTTCGAGGTGCAGATGATCGCTCCCATCGCCATGGAAACCGGTCTTCGCTTCGCTATCCGCGAAGGCGGCCGTACCGTGGGCGCCGGTGTTGTCACCGAAATTCTGGAGTAA
- a CDS encoding tRNA dihydrouridine synthase gives MTTFEITPDSPWLAPLAGYSDLPFRLLCRSHGAGVTCSEMVSVKGLSFKNSGTRRLLNTCPDDEPVVIQIFGAEPQYFPETMEKLVSMGFRNFDLNCGCAVRKVMKSGSGVALMRDVGLLVRIAGIMVEKAAQHPDGGRVGVKFRLGPEYGDETYLDLAPRLEDIGVNWVTMHPRYGKQLFRGDADWNKLRKLKDTVSIPVIASGDLYTARDGVRCIEETGVDGVMFARGAMFDPTIFDRFRALRAGREMPPLDGTLLAEVVRQHIKFTKDYEGDGRSFRKIRSIIPRYAKGLEGIRALRGRLNQCASWEDLETAASEIETMKKADRISTPVDDNCL, from the coding sequence ATGACAACATTCGAAATCACACCGGACAGCCCCTGGCTGGCCCCGCTCGCCGGCTACTCGGACCTGCCCTTCCGCCTCCTGTGCCGCAGCCACGGCGCCGGGGTGACCTGTTCCGAGATGGTCAGCGTCAAGGGCCTGTCCTTCAAGAACTCCGGCACGCGGCGGCTGCTGAACACCTGCCCCGACGACGAGCCCGTGGTAATCCAGATATTCGGTGCCGAGCCGCAGTACTTCCCGGAGACCATGGAAAAGCTCGTGTCCATGGGCTTCCGCAACTTCGACCTCAACTGCGGCTGCGCCGTGCGCAAGGTCATGAAGTCCGGCAGCGGCGTGGCGCTCATGCGCGACGTGGGCCTTCTGGTGCGCATTGCCGGGATCATGGTGGAAAAGGCCGCACAGCATCCCGACGGCGGCCGGGTGGGCGTCAAGTTCCGCCTGGGCCCGGAATACGGGGACGAGACCTATCTGGACCTGGCCCCGCGCCTGGAGGACATCGGCGTGAACTGGGTGACCATGCATCCGCGCTACGGCAAGCAGCTCTTTCGCGGCGACGCCGACTGGAACAAGCTCAGGAAACTCAAGGACACGGTATCCATCCCGGTCATCGCCTCGGGCGACCTGTACACGGCCCGGGACGGGGTGCGCTGCATCGAGGAAACCGGCGTGGACGGCGTCATGTTCGCACGGGGTGCCATGTTCGACCCCACCATCTTCGACCGCTTCCGCGCCCTGCGCGCCGGACGCGAGATGCCGCCCCTGGACGGGACGCTTTTGGCGGAAGTGGTTCGTCAACACATCAAATTCACTAAAGATTATGAGGGAGATGGCCGATCATTCCGTAAGATACGCTCCATCATCCCGCGCTATGCCAAGGGACTGGAGGGCATCCGGGCCCTGCGGGGCAGGCTGAACCAGTGCGCAAGCTGGGAAGATCTTGAAACAGCCGCCTCGGAGATCGAAACCATGAAAAAAGCAGACAGAATTTCTACCCCTGTTGACGACAACTGCCTGTAA